Proteins encoded by one window of Candidatus Falkowbacteria bacterium:
- a CDS encoding HAD family phosphatase, with protein MNGQNILQGAEAIIFDMDGVIVDSESIHVEAEKAACQHFGIEIPFSEWDGFKGKTAIDIACHILNTYSKGGVSPQQFVECKTRLYLELAATGLQEIEGAIRFIKGAQSLFGLCALTTSSNRAIQELVFDRFDLERYFDEVLTGDEVANGKPHPEPYLKTALKLGVRPSHCIVIEDSDNGVTSAKSAGCRTIGITTSYPSPRLYNCGADLVVESFAELAAIFAGCAKEGV; from the coding sequence ATGAACGGACAGAACATTTTGCAAGGAGCGGAGGCAATCATCTTCGATATGGACGGCGTCATCGTCGATTCCGAATCGATCCACGTGGAAGCCGAAAAGGCTGCTTGCCAGCATTTCGGCATCGAGATTCCCTTTTCCGAATGGGACGGATTCAAAGGCAAGACGGCGATCGATATCGCCTGCCACATCCTGAACACCTATTCCAAGGGCGGCGTTTCGCCCCAGCAGTTCGTCGAATGCAAAACCAGGCTCTATCTCGAGCTAGCCGCAACCGGCCTGCAGGAAATCGAAGGCGCTATCCGCTTCATCAAAGGAGCGCAATCGCTCTTCGGACTGTGTGCACTGACCACCTCGAGCAACCGAGCCATCCAAGAGCTCGTGTTCGACCGGTTCGATCTCGAACGCTACTTCGACGAAGTCCTTACCGGCGATGAGGTGGCCAACGGCAAGCCGCACCCCGAGCCTTACCTGAAGACCGCCCTGAAATTGGGCGTCCGGCCAAGCCATTGCATCGTCATCGAAGACTCTGACAATGGCGTTACCAGCGCCAAAAGCGCTGGCTGCCGCACTATCGGCATCACCACCTCCTATCCATCGCCTCGGCTTTATAACTGCGGCGCCGACCTGGTCGTCGAGAGCTTCGCTGAACTTGCCGCGATTTTCGCTGGCTGCGCAAAGGAGGGAGTATGA
- a CDS encoding O-antigen ligase family protein, translating into MTLKKIIEYGSYLFLFILPWQTRWIFHAGIIQGGTSEYLNYSLYGSDVIALALLLLAGLYFWRLRGFGRRADRVKGIIAACAGAYFAFSIAQAPDRALAEFVALRLALAIAMVRLSLVFAEKTRAAFWLAAGLVLPAWLAVWQFLTQSTFANKWLGLTRHIAAEPGTSVIERYPLGQLPERWLRAYGSFDHPNILGGAMAVGLIFALWLLAEWYYSKEKDNLRLLLYVIIASLSAGLFVSFSRGAWLGLFLGTAISLLITVWLKRWRELRPWLVGVAVIAAIFAFFMVPFRDLATSRFTAQDRLELKSTSERLGSYRQASALLKGHWLAGVGLGNYVPALERTEPSQPAWYYQPVHNTFLLLLSEFGLVGLLMIILILGTFVFKDQLPPFIQLSKEQLKIRKLIEDYGRFDLSITAATVSIGTMMLFDHWWWSLHFGVFLFWAIVSLAALPKKTVE; encoded by the coding sequence ATGACTTTGAAAAAAATCATCGAATACGGCTCATACCTATTCTTATTCATATTGCCGTGGCAGACGCGCTGGATTTTTCATGCTGGGATTATCCAAGGCGGAACCTCAGAGTATCTTAATTACAGCTTGTATGGCAGCGATGTCATCGCCTTAGCCTTGCTGCTTTTGGCCGGCCTCTATTTCTGGCGTTTGCGCGGGTTTGGCCGTCGGGCTGACCGTGTCAAAGGCATCATTGCCGCTTGCGCCGGCGCTTATTTCGCTTTTTCGATCGCCCAAGCGCCTGATCGCGCCTTGGCCGAGTTCGTTGCCTTGCGTTTGGCCTTGGCTATCGCCATGGTGCGGTTGTCCTTGGTTTTTGCCGAGAAAACCAGAGCCGCTTTCTGGCTGGCCGCCGGGCTGGTGCTGCCGGCTTGGCTGGCCGTCTGGCAGTTCCTGACTCAGAGCACTTTTGCGAATAAATGGCTCGGGCTGACTCGGCATATCGCCGCCGAACCAGGCACCTCGGTAATTGAGCGGTATCCGCTCGGCCAGCTGCCGGAGCGCTGGCTCCGGGCCTATGGTAGCTTCGATCACCCGAACATTCTCGGAGGAGCTATGGCCGTCGGTTTGATTTTCGCTTTGTGGCTCTTGGCCGAGTGGTATTATAGTAAAGAAAAAGATAACTTGCGCCTGTTGCTTTATGTGATCATCGCCAGCTTGTCGGCCGGGCTGTTCGTCAGCTTCAGCCGCGGAGCTTGGCTCGGCCTCTTTTTGGGTACGGCCATCTCTTTGTTGATAACCGTCTGGCTCAAGCGCTGGCGGGAGCTGCGACCTTGGCTGGTCGGCGTAGCGGTCATCGCGGCCATCTTCGCCTTCTTCATGGTGCCATTTCGCGACCTGGCAACCAGCCGCTTCACCGCACAAGACCGGCTTGAGCTCAAATCGACGAGCGAACGGCTGGGCAGCTATAGGCAGGCGTCCGCTCTACTCAAGGGACATTGGTTGGCAGGAGTTGGTTTGGGCAACTATGTGCCAGCGCTTGAGCGAACTGAGCCGAGCCAACCGGCTTGGTACTACCAGCCGGTCCACAATACTTTTTTGTTGCTGTTGTCCGAATTCGGGTTGGTTGGCTTATTGATGATTATTCTTATCCTCGGAACCTTCGTCTTCAAGGATCAGTTGCCGCCATTCATTCAGCTCTCCAAGGAGCAGCTGAAGATCAGGAAGCTGATCGAAGACTACGGACGCTTCGATCTGTCAATCACCGCGGCGACGGTTTCGATCGGCACGATGATGCTGTTCGACCACTGGTGGTGGAGCCTGCATTTCGGCGTCTTCCTCTTCTGGGCTATCGTTTCCTTGGCCGCTTTGCCGAAGAAAACGGTTGAATAA
- a CDS encoding DNA recombination protein RmuC produces MTNILIIFLLILLIAGLGLVVFLLLRKKEGSLESEKLIMMIEQLRRENQELRVQQREEQKEMRQILDQKLSETHQAHQEQYGHTTRIIQGITGQSAKLISDVTEKLTKLDETNKQVVNFSAQLQNLQDILKNPKQRGVLGEYFLEETLKNVLPPNSYQMQYPFKDGTIVDAVVFVKDKVIPVDSKFSLENYERILTATDSETREKFEKLFKQDLKNRIDETSKYVKPSEKTMDFAFMFIPSEAIYYDLLINKVGAAQINTRDLIDYAFKDKHVIIVSPTSFLAYLQTVLQGLRAMQIEESAKEIKANVEKLGKHILSYDDFLKKLGGSLSTTVNHYNNAYKEFKKIDKDVIKIAGSESKIEALALNRPQLED; encoded by the coding sequence ATGACCAATATTCTTATTATTTTTTTGCTAATATTACTGATTGCCGGCCTAGGGCTGGTTGTTTTTCTGCTTTTGCGCAAGAAAGAAGGTTCGCTCGAGTCGGAAAAGCTGATCATGATGATCGAGCAGCTGCGCCGGGAGAATCAGGAGCTTCGAGTCCAGCAGCGCGAAGAACAGAAAGAGATGCGCCAGATACTCGATCAGAAGCTCTCCGAGACCCATCAGGCCCATCAGGAACAGTACGGGCATACCACCAGAATTATCCAAGGAATCACCGGCCAATCGGCCAAGCTGATATCCGACGTCACGGAAAAACTGACCAAGCTCGACGAGACCAACAAGCAAGTGGTCAACTTTTCGGCTCAGCTGCAGAATCTGCAGGACATTTTGAAGAATCCGAAGCAACGCGGCGTCCTGGGCGAATATTTCCTTGAAGAGACCTTGAAAAATGTCTTGCCGCCCAACTCGTACCAGATGCAATACCCATTCAAGGACGGCACGATCGTCGATGCGGTCGTCTTCGTCAAGGACAAGGTCATTCCGGTCGACTCGAAATTTTCTTTGGAGAATTATGAACGCATCCTGACCGCGACTGACAGCGAAACCCGTGAGAAATTTGAGAAACTGTTCAAGCAGGATTTGAAAAACCGCATCGATGAGACCTCTAAATACGTCAAGCCATCCGAGAAGACGATGGACTTCGCCTTCATGTTCATTCCGTCGGAAGCGATCTATTATGATTTGCTGATCAACAAGGTCGGTGCGGCCCAGATCAACACTCGCGACTTGATCGATTACGCTTTCAAGGACAAACACGTCATCATCGTCTCGCCGACATCGTTCCTGGCCTACCTCCAGACGGTGCTGCAAGGCCTTCGCGCCATGCAGATCGAGGAGAGCGCCAAGGAAATCAAAGCCAATGTCGAGAAGCTGGGTAAGCACATCCTGTCCTACGATGATTTTTTGAAGAAGCTCGGCGGCAGCCTCTCTACCACGGTCAATCATTACAACAATGCTTATAAGGAGTTCAAGAAGATCGACAAGGACGTGATCAAGATCGCGGGCAGCGAATCGAAAATCGAGGCCCTGGCTTTGAATCGGCCTCAGCTTGAAGACTAA
- a CDS encoding insulinase family protein, with amino-acid sequence MHTLKKNRNDLSFLTVPMPGAKTVTVLVLIGTGAKYEDKRESGVSHFLEHLFFKGTKKYPNPMALSSAIDAIGGESNAFTSKEFTGYYMKVASAKAETALAMVAEMLLNSKFDAAEMAKERGVIIEEINMYEDNPMMSIEDVLEECLYGDTPAGRETSGSKETVSALTREDIVRYFSAQYQPHNTIVCLAGNFSKSFAAKAEKTFEAFASKHQEKNFKEKAAVAVSQKAPQLKIKFKQTDQAHFSLGVHALPHGHPDETILKVMAVILGGSMSSRLFNEIREKRGLAYYVRTSAESYTDCGYLTTQGGVRVEAMKEVIKVTLAEYAKMAKTPVPAKELARVKDLIKGRIPLALESSDDLGEWYARQAVMKLTQERTGQVSRAKLYSPEEFFKKIDAVTAADIKRVAKSVFVADKLNLAIIGPYKNEAEFKKLLKF; translated from the coding sequence ATGCATACATTGAAAAAGAATCGGAACGACCTATCGTTCCTGACCGTGCCGATGCCGGGCGCTAAGACCGTGACGGTCCTGGTCCTGATCGGCACCGGCGCCAAATACGAAGATAAGCGCGAGAGCGGCGTCTCACATTTTTTGGAACATCTTTTCTTCAAGGGCACCAAGAAGTATCCGAACCCCATGGCGCTATCGAGCGCGATCGATGCCATCGGCGGCGAATCGAACGCTTTTACCAGCAAGGAATTCACCGGTTATTATATGAAAGTCGCGAGCGCCAAGGCCGAGACGGCTTTGGCTATGGTCGCGGAGATGCTCTTGAATTCCAAGTTCGATGCGGCCGAGATGGCCAAGGAGCGCGGCGTCATCATCGAGGAGATCAATATGTACGAGGATAATCCGATGATGAGCATCGAAGACGTGCTCGAGGAGTGCCTTTACGGCGACACCCCGGCCGGACGCGAGACTTCGGGCAGCAAGGAGACGGTTTCGGCCCTGACCCGCGAGGATATTGTCCGCTATTTCTCGGCCCAGTACCAGCCGCACAACACCATCGTCTGTCTGGCCGGCAATTTCAGCAAATCGTTCGCCGCGAAAGCCGAAAAAACCTTCGAAGCTTTCGCCTCCAAGCATCAAGAGAAGAATTTCAAAGAAAAAGCGGCCGTAGCCGTCAGCCAGAAGGCGCCGCAGCTCAAGATAAAGTTCAAACAGACCGACCAGGCCCACTTCTCGCTCGGCGTTCACGCCCTGCCGCACGGCCATCCGGATGAGACGATCCTGAAAGTCATGGCGGTAATCCTTGGCGGCTCGATGAGTTCGCGCCTGTTCAACGAGATACGCGAGAAGCGCGGTTTGGCCTACTATGTCCGCACCAGCGCCGAGAGCTACACCGATTGCGGCTATTTGACTACCCAGGGCGGCGTTCGCGTCGAGGCGATGAAAGAAGTGATTAAAGTGACTCTGGCCGAATACGCCAAGATGGCGAAGACCCCGGTCCCGGCCAAGGAACTGGCTCGCGTCAAGGATTTGATCAAGGGCCGCATACCGTTGGCTTTGGAGTCGTCCGATGACCTGGGCGAGTGGTATGCCCGCCAAGCGGTGATGAAGCTGACCCAGGAGCGCACGGGGCAAGTCTCGCGTGCCAAGCTTTATTCTCCTGAAGAATTTTTCAAGAAGATCGACGCGGTGACCGCCGCCGATATCAAGCGCGTGGCCAAGAGCGTCTTCGTGGCCGACAAGCTGAATTTGGCCATCATCGGCCCCTACAAGAACGAGGCCGAGTTCAAGAAATTATTGAAGTTCTGA